A genomic region of Drosophila kikkawai strain 14028-0561.14 chromosome X, DkikHiC1v2, whole genome shotgun sequence contains the following coding sequences:
- the LOC121502184 gene encoding uncharacterized protein, protein MENGDGEEPKPRLTVSTAEASSRGRATSESSVPSENENPSRSKSPLATTTPRKSTSTSLEVLPSAPSTRAAKSVVSSQVTRATEKRAQAEGDKALVKFTTITDRMGQFEARFNTPTDQGPSIHTSRVRLEQIRALWDKVEREYETCSEVLASQNCKDTITVMQSKYDYCYTVYERCAANLNEIIENSRAPQSVQSSNLMPSQGGCRLPPVECEVFNGDYVQWPTFRDLFSAIYVRNPRLSEVEKLFHLNAKTSGEAKSIVALSPLTNDGFESAWRNLQNRFENKRLLVNSQLKILFNLPSVAQECGKSLKHLESTIQGCLTALQLARVETTNWDCLLVFLCSSKLPKLTLALWEQSLLNKSEIPLWAEFQAFLKDRHRTLEAIEEFKPNASVQSRALRAENSSRSIQTFENRVTVNPQSCKLCAQENHPVRLCPLFLRMSVADREKHVKQQKLCLNCFARTHLLRDCNSTHNCYTCNGRHNTLLHRSTPLPVHSVVMPDQQSHPSTATQQQIQSTPSTSQANVQTFLAVNTQGVLLSTALIEVCHLGIKYSARALIDSGSEATFISERLFNLIKLPYESIQAQVSGVNLSVAAQPRKRCQLIIGSSVKPHIQIETCAYVLPQLAGNLPSYTLPEASLKDLPPLQLADPNFFRSSQIDVLIGADILPSILLSGSHSNICGTLLGQETIFGWILCGPIAASPTSRVCSFSARLAVKESKLDSILTKFWEVEDVPVKLVKESTSVCEENFIRSTKRSEDGRYVVSLPFKEPDNIKLGHSRPIALAQYLRNEMRLSKDLPLKEQYDSVIREYLDLGHMHQVSPDDSSSFYLPHHAVFKPDSTTTKVRVVFNASNPSSNGNSLNDILHAGPVLQSDLTIQILKWRFFKYVFNADITKMYRQIRVNPDHTRFQRILFRNKYGELCDYELDTVTFGVNCAPFLAIRVLQQLAQDIRGQYPLASDIISNFMYVDDVLAGAHTQQSAVLAIKELRLALESAGFPLRKWTSNERRLLQAIPREHLVSADFLELEDASTAKTLGIRWQATSDSFFFVPMVISLQPAYTKREVLSQIAKLFDPAGWLSPFVIRAKIFMQEIWLRELGWDQPLPTDLVTKWQEFLKGYPTLREIRIPRWVRFHPAAKVQYHAFCDASQDAYGAAIFVRVETADGCCAHLLASKTRVAPVRSISIPRLELCGAVLLTELAASVISELPPKAYEIFYWTDSTIVLAWLGKPACTWTTFVANRVAKIEQRTNESKWGHVRSEDNPADLASRGVSPQELKDSTLWWHGPAWLPLKQEQWPSEPLVNPETEMEQRPIKCHSATVPPAVDILERFSTFDRALRVLAYVIRFAKNCKKEDIPPSAALTSAELSDVQERLIVFTQKNEFPVEYKALSNKQQIPSSSTISNLNPFLDRKGVLRASGRLQASDMLSYDEKHPIIIPARCRFAKLQALFTHRISLHGGNQLMVRLIRSKFWIPKLQRLVKHTIHSCRVCVIHKKNLQRQLMGDLPRARSSFSRPFTHTGMDFAGPFDIKSYVGRGCKVTKGYVCVFVCFSTRAIHLEATSDLTTEKFLAAFSRFSARRGCPQHVYSDNGKTFVGASTSLSRDFMESTRTLILSKHSLQNLDWHFNPPGAPHMGGLWEAGVKSFKAHFYKYTAAGKYTFEELATLLAKIEACLNSRPISPMSEDPTDLVALSPGHFLIGGPLLAVSEPLIEENPISIINRWRRLKALHQQFCVRWKEEYLKELHKRNKWKFPSRDLQAGDMVVIKEESLPANEWRLGRIQLIRVYNGSNDPPKSSSLIREQCIQMSSLQGSPRTEGLPTVSPTAGCEAAPRGTH, encoded by the exons ATGGAAAACGGCGACGGTGAGGAACCAAAACCCCGTCTGACCGTTTCTACAGCGGAGGCGTCTTCCAGAGGCAGGGCAACGAGTGAATCCTCTGTGCCTTCCGAAAACGAAAATCCCTCTCGAAGCAAAAGCCCATTAGCAACCACCACTCCACGTAAATCTACGAGCACGTCGCTCGAAGTTCTACCGTCTGCACCATCCACAAGGGCCGCGAAATCAGTCGTGTCTTCCCAGGTCACTAGAGCAACTGAAAAAAGGGCTCAAGCTGAGGGAGACAAGGCTTTGGTGAAATTCACGACCATAACCGATAGGATGGGTCAGTTCGAAGCCAGATTCAACACCCCGACTGACCAAGGTCCGTCCATCCACACGAGTAGGGTTCGACTCGAGCAGATCAGGGCTCTCTGGGACAAGGTGGAAAGGGAGTACGAGACGTGCTCCGAAGTGCTGGCCAGTCAAAACTGCAAAGACACAATAACAGTCATGCAATCCAAGTATGACTACTGTTATACCGTTTACGAGCGGTGCGCAGCAAACCTCAATGAGATCATTGAAAATTCACGCGCGCCACAGTCTGTTCAGTCCTCCAATCTAATGCCGTCTCAGGGCGGATGTCGCCTACCTCCAGTTGAGTGCGAAGTTTTCAATGGTGACTATGTTCAATGGCCCACATTTCGGGACCTTTTCTCCGCCATCTATGTACGCAATCCTCGGCTTTCAGAAGTCGAAAAACTGTTCCATCTCAATGCAAAGACGAGCGGCGAGGCCAAATCCATTGTGGCCTTATCTCCGTTGACCAATGATGGTTTTGAGTCAGCGTGGAGAAACTTGCAGAATCGGTTCGAGAACAAGAGGCTGCTGGTCAATAGCCAATTAAAGATCTTGTTTAATTTGCCTTCTGTTGCCCAGGAATGCGGAAAATCCTTGAAGCATTTAGAGAGCACAATCCAAGGTTGTTTAACGGCCCTGCAATTAGCAAGAGTCGAGACCacgaattgggattgcctgcTTGTTTTCCTGTGCTCGTCCAAGTTGCCAAAACTAACTTTGGCTCTGTGGGAACAGTCCCTGCTAAATAAGTCAGAGATTCCACTTTGGGCTGAATTCCAGGCTTTCTTAAAAGATCGTCATCGAACGCTTGAGGCGATTGAGGAGTTCAAGCCAAACGCGAGCGTTCAATCCAGGGCACTGAGGGCTGAAAATAGCTCGCGGTCGATCCAGACCTTCGAAAACAGAGTTACGGTAAACCCGCAATCCTGCAAACTCTGCGCACAGGAGAACCATCCAGTCCGATTATGTCCTCTATTCTTACGCATGTCAGTCGCAGATCGAGAGAAACATGTAAAACAGCAGAAGCTGTGCTTAAACTGTTTCGCAAGAACGCATCTGCTCCGGGATTGCAACAGTACGCATAATTGCTACACCTGCAATGGACGTCACAATACTCTCCTGCATCGAAGTACCCCTCTGCCAGTCCATTCAGTGGTTATGCCTGACCAGCAGTCCCATCCATCCACAGCAACCCAGCAACagatacagtccactccatcgACGAGTCAAGCGAATGTGCAAACGTTTCTTGCCGTTAACACGCAAGGGGTCCTACTGAGTACGGCATTGATAGAagtttgccatttgggcatAAAATACTCAGCACGGGCACTCATTGACTCAGGTTCCGAGGCAACCTTCATCTCAGAACGGTTGTTCAACCTAATTAAGTTGCCATATGAGTCCATTCAAGCCCAAGTTTCGGGGGTCAACCTTTCCGTTGCCGCTCAGCCTCGTAAGAGGTGTCAACTCATCATAGGTTCTTCCGTCAAGCCCCATATCCAGATTGAAACTTGTGCATACGTGTTACCCCAGTTAGCTGGTAATCTCCCATCCTACACTCTACCAGAGGCCTCATTAAAGGATCTTCCACCGTTGCAACTAGCAGATCCAAATTTCTTCCGAAGCTCGCAGATTGACGTGCTTATTGGTGCCGATATCCTGCCATCGATCCTCCTAAGCGGCTCCCATTCCAATATTTGTGGAACACTCCTGGGTCAAGAGACCATATTCGGGTGGATTCTTTGCGGTCCGATTGCAGCGAGTCCCACAAGCAGAGTCTGCTCCTTTTCAGCCCGATTAGCAGTCAAGGAATCCAAACTAGACAGCAtcctcacaaaattttgggaggtggaggatgtTCCAGTGAAGCTGGTTAAGGAATCCACCTCGGTTTGCGAGGAGAACTTTATCCGATCCACCAAAAGAAGTGAGGATGGAAGATATGTTGTTTCGTTGCCCTTTAAAGAGCCGGACAATATTAAGCTTGGACATTCCAGACCCATCGCACTAGCTCAGTACCTCCGAAACGAAATGCGATTAAGTAAAGATCTTCCATTGAAGGAGCAGTACGACTCAGTCATTCGAGAGTACTTAGACTTAGGTCATATGCACCAAGTCTCCCCTGACGACTCTAGCAGTTTTTATCTGCCTCATCACGCTGTCTTCAAACCAGATAGCACCACGACGAAGGTTCGCGTCGTGTTCAACGCTTCCAATCCCTCATCAAACGGGAACAGCCTCAAtgatatccttcatgcggggcCTGTACTACAGTCCGATCTGACTATTCAGATTCTAAAATGGCGTTTCTTTAAGTATGTTTTCAATGCGGACATCACAAAGATGTATCGGCAAATCCGGGTCAATCCTGATCACACGCGCTTTCAGAGAATCTTATTCCGCAACAAATACGGTGAGCTCTGTGACTATGAACTCGACACAGTCACCTTCGGCGTAAATTGTGCGCCCTTCCTGGCCATCAGAGTGCTTCAGCAGTTGGCTCAGGACATCCGAGGCCAATATCCTTTGGCCAGCGACATCATTTCGAACTTCATGTACGTGGACGATGTGCTCGCAGGGGCTCACACTCAGCAGTCGGCAGTTTTAGCCATTAAAGAGCTTCGGCTGGCTCTCGAGAGTGCCGGTTTTCCACTGCGCAAGTGGACCTCAAACGAAAGGAGACTCCTACAAGCGATTCCGAGGGAACATTTGGTCAGTGCAGACTTCCTTGAGCTGGAAGATGCCAGCACGGCGAAAACTCTTGGGATCCGTTGGCAAGCTACATCCgatagtttcttttttgttccaATGGTGATCTCCCTGCAACCTGCCTACACCAAACGAGAGGTTTTGTCTCAAATAGCCAAACTGTTCGACCCGGCAGGGTGGTTATCGCCTTTCGTAATCCGAGCCAAGATTTTCATGCAGGAAATTTGGCTACGGGAGCTAGGCTGGGATCAGCCACTCCCCACCGACCTTGTGACCAAGTGGCAAGAGTTTTTGAAAGGGTATCCGACCCTGAGGGAAATTCGTATTCCGAGGTGGGTGCGTTTCCATCCTGCTGCCAAGGTGCAGTACCATGCGTTTTGCGATGCGTCACAGGACGCGTATGGGGCTGCTATTTTCGTCCGAGTCGAAACGGCTGACGGCTGTTGTGCCCATTTGCTGGCATCCAAGACCAGAGTCGCTCCCGTCAGGTCCATCTCCATACCCCGCCTGGAGTTGTGCGGAGCAGTGCTGCTCACTGAGCTAGCAGCATCAGTAATTTCCGAATTGCCTCCTAAAGCTTATGAGATTTTTTATTGGACAGACTCTACTATAGTTCTTGCATGGCTAGGCAAGCCAGCATGCACCTGGACGACATTCGTGGCCAACAGGGTCGCAAAGATCGAACAGCGCACCAACGAAAGCAAATGGGGCCATGTACGATCCGAAGACAATCCAGCTGATCTGGCAAGCCGAGGCGTCTCGCCCCAAGAGCTTAAGGACAGCACACTTTGGTGGCACGGGCCGGCTTGGCTGCCACTCAAGCAGGAGCAGTGGCCGAGTGAACCACTGGTTAATCCGGAAACCGAGATGGAGCAACGGCCTATCAAATGTCACAGTGCCACAGTGCCGCCAGCAGTGGATATCCTAGAGCGTTTTTCAACCTTCGACAGGGCGCTGCGGGTTCTAGCATACGTGATCCGTTTTgcgaaaaattgcaaaaaggAAGACATACCCCCATCGGCAGCACTCACTTCGGCAGAGTTGTCCGACGTGCAAGAGCGATTAATCGTGTTCACTCAAAAGAACGAGTTCCCCGTCGAATATAAGGCTTTAAGTAACAAGCAGCAAATTCCATCCTCAAGTACAATTTCTAACTTAAACCCCTTTCTTGACAGAAAGGGGGTCTTGAGAGCAAGCGGCCGTTTACAAGCATCTGACATGCTCAGTTATGATGAAAAACATCCTATCATCATCCCAGCGCGATGTAGGTTCGCGAAACTACAAGCCCTGTTTACCCATCGCATATCCTTGCATGGGGGGAATCAGTTAATGGTGAGACTGATTCGGTCTAAATTCTGGATTCCTAAGCTTCAGAGGTTGGTGAAACACACAATCCACTCGTGCCGAGTTTGTGTCATCCACAAGAAGAACCTGCAGAGGCAGTTGATGGGTGATTTACCCCGGGCGAGATCCTCTTTCTCCAGGCCATTCACTCATACAGGCATGGATTTCGCGGGGCCATTTGACATCAAGAGTTATGTCGGTCGAGGCTGCAAAGTCACAAAGGGGTACGTCtgcgtttttgtttgctttagtACCAGGGCCATCCATCTCGAAGCGACGTCCGACTTGACGACAGAGAAATTTTTAGCTGCCTTCTCTCGTTTTTCTGCTCGCCGTGGGTGTCCACAACATGTCTACTCTGACAACGGGAAAACGTTCGTCGGAGCCTCCACGTCCTTATCCAGAGACTTTATGGAATCAACCAGAACACTGATCCTCTCCAAACACAGCCTTCAGAACTTGGACTGGCATTTCAACCCTCCTGGCGCGCCTCACATGGGAGGGCTCTGGGAGGCGGGTGTGAAAAGTTTCAAGGCTCACTTCTACAAGTACACAGCAGCAGGGAAGTACACCTTCGAAGAACTGGCTACCCTCCTTGCGAAAATTGAGGCCTGTTTAAACTCCAGGCCTATTTCACCAATGTCCGAAGATCCCACTGACCTTGTGGCTCTTAGCCCCGGACATTTTCTAATTGGTGGACCACTTCTTGCGGTATCGGAGCCTCTGATTGAGGAAAATCCTATTTCCATCATCAATCGGTGGCGGAGGTTGAAGGCCCTGCATCAGCAGTTCTGTGTGCGTTGGAAGGAGGAATATCTGAAGGAGCTCCACAAAAGGAACAAATGGAAGTTCCCATCACGAGATCTCCAAGCGGGAGACATGGTTGTGATCAAGGAGGAGAGCTTGCCAGCCAACGAATGGCGGCTTGGGCGTATCCAGTTG ATCCGTGTATACAATGGCTCCAACGACCCACCAAAATCCTCGTCGCTCATCCGGGAGCAATGTATACAGATGTCGAGTCTGCAGGGGAGTCCACGCACTGAGGGTTTGCCGACGGTTTCTCCAACTGCCGGCTGTGAAGCGGCTCCGCGCGGTACTCATTAA